A part of Acidimicrobiales bacterium genomic DNA contains:
- a CDS encoding redox-sensing transcriptional repressor Rex, with amino-acid sequence MGEQTRRRIPEATVARLPVYLRALLELAEAKTPTISSERLAELAGVNAAKVRKDLSHLGSYGTRGVGYDVEYLLYQIGRALGLPTDAPVVIVGLGNLGQALANYGGFSARGFPVAALVDADPAKVGGRVGDLVVRHIDELPEIVAGDRAAIGIIATPASVAQEVADRLVAAGVTSILNFAPSVITVPAGVSLRKVDLSVELQILRFYQQHPVGAATQGGAGEAAARA; translated from the coding sequence ATGGGCGAGCAGACCCGTCGCCGGATCCCGGAGGCCACGGTGGCGCGTCTGCCCGTGTACCTGCGGGCGCTGCTCGAGCTGGCCGAGGCCAAGACGCCGACGATCTCGTCCGAGCGCCTGGCCGAGCTGGCGGGCGTGAACGCCGCGAAGGTCCGAAAGGACCTCTCCCACCTGGGGTCGTACGGCACGCGGGGGGTCGGGTACGACGTCGAGTACCTCCTCTACCAGATCGGCCGCGCCCTGGGCCTGCCCACCGACGCCCCGGTCGTCATCGTCGGTCTCGGCAACCTGGGGCAGGCGCTCGCCAACTACGGGGGGTTCTCCGCCCGTGGCTTCCCGGTGGCAGCCCTGGTCGACGCCGACCCGGCCAAGGTCGGCGGCCGGGTCGGTGACCTGGTGGTGCGCCACATCGACGAGCTCCCCGAGATCGTCGCCGGTGACCGCGCCGCCATCGGGATCATCGCCACCCCCGCCTCGGTGGCCCAGGAGGTGGCCGACCGGCTGGTCGCGGCCGGCGTCACCTCGATCCTGAACTTCGCCCCGTCGGTGATCACCGTCCCGGCCGGCGTGTCGCTGCGGAAGGTCGACCTCTCGGTCGAGCTGCAGATCCTCCGCTTCTACCAGCAGCACCCGGTCGGTGCGGCCACGCAGGGCGGCGCGGGGGAGGCTGCGGCACGGGCCTGA
- a CDS encoding long-chain fatty acid--CoA ligase — translation MNLATIIEPHPGEAVAVVSRGHTITYGALRDQVAGLRGSLVSLGIEPGDRVGMLCANNPYFVLSYLAILGAGAVAVPINPLSPAAEMAQELATVGARAVVVGPRARAAWSTVDRSSLPVLEHVIASQGHGLRDALTFEDLLAGSPTPLVERHDDDVAVLMFTSGTAGSPRAAMLSHGNLRANLEQTQLAPGRALVPGDVVLGVLPLFHIFGLNVVLGLTLFVGASVVLVERFDPSSSVDTIREWGVTAVSGAPPMWTAWAGLPDVDPAAFAGLRIAASGAAKLPEDVAERFEARFGVAISEGYGLTEAAPVVTSAAGLTTRHGSIGVPLPGVELRLVDEQGDDVLVGDAGEIWVRGPGVFKGYWNDPEATRAALTADGWLRTGDIAVVADDGRLFLVDRIKDLIIVSGFNVFPAEVEEVLLEHPDVREAAVVGVAHPYTGEAVKAYVVVEGGASVEEDELIEFCADRLARYKCPSKIMFVDELPRGLGGKVLRRVLR, via the coding sequence GTGAACCTGGCCACGATCATCGAGCCCCACCCGGGCGAGGCCGTCGCGGTGGTGAGCCGGGGCCACACGATCACCTACGGCGCGCTCCGCGACCAGGTGGCCGGGCTGCGGGGCTCGCTGGTGAGCCTGGGCATCGAACCGGGCGACCGGGTCGGGATGCTCTGCGCCAACAACCCCTACTTCGTGCTCTCGTACCTCGCCATCCTCGGCGCGGGGGCCGTCGCCGTCCCGATCAACCCGCTGAGCCCGGCCGCCGAGATGGCCCAGGAGCTGGCCACGGTGGGTGCCCGCGCCGTCGTGGTGGGCCCCCGGGCCCGGGCCGCCTGGTCGACGGTCGACCGGTCGTCGCTGCCGGTGCTCGAGCACGTCATCGCCAGCCAGGGTCACGGCCTGCGCGACGCGCTCACCTTCGAGGACCTCCTCGCCGGCTCCCCGACGCCGCTGGTGGAGCGCCACGACGACGACGTGGCCGTGCTGATGTTCACCAGCGGCACGGCCGGGTCGCCGCGGGCGGCCATGCTGAGCCACGGCAACCTCCGGGCGAACCTCGAGCAGACCCAGCTGGCCCCGGGCCGGGCGCTCGTCCCCGGAGACGTCGTGCTGGGTGTCCTGCCGCTGTTCCACATCTTCGGGCTGAACGTGGTGCTCGGCCTCACGCTGTTCGTGGGGGCGTCGGTGGTGCTGGTGGAGCGCTTCGACCCCTCGTCGTCGGTCGACACCATCCGCGAGTGGGGGGTCACGGCCGTCTCGGGGGCACCCCCCATGTGGACGGCGTGGGCCGGCCTGCCCGATGTCGACCCCGCGGCCTTCGCCGGCCTGCGGATCGCGGCCTCCGGCGCAGCCAAGCTCCCCGAGGACGTGGCCGAGCGCTTCGAGGCCCGGTTCGGCGTCGCCATCTCGGAGGGCTACGGGCTCACCGAGGCCGCACCCGTCGTCACGTCGGCGGCCGGGCTCACGACCCGGCACGGATCGATCGGCGTGCCCCTGCCCGGCGTCGAGCTGCGGCTGGTCGACGAGCAGGGCGACGACGTCCTCGTCGGCGATGCCGGCGAGATCTGGGTGCGCGGACCCGGCGTGTTCAAGGGGTACTGGAACGATCCCGAGGCCACGCGCGCGGCCCTCACGGCCGACGGCTGGCTCCGCACCGGCGACATCGCCGTGGTCGCCGACGACGGCCGCCTCTTCCTCGTCGACCGGATCAAGGACCTCATCATCGTCTCGGGCTTCAACGTGTTCCCCGCCGAGGTCGAAGAGGTGCTCCTCGAGCATCCCGACGTGCGCGAGGCGGCCGTGGTGGGCGTCGCCCACCCGTACACGGGCGAGGCGGTGAAGGCCTACGTGGTGGTGGAGGGCGGCGCCTCGGTCGAGGAGGACGAGCTCATCGAGTTCTGCGCCGACCGGCTGGCCCGCTACAAGTGCCCGTCGAAGATCATGTTCGTCGACGAGCTGCCCCGCGGCCTCGGGGGCAAGGTGCTGCGCCGGGTCCTGCGCTAG
- a CDS encoding ABC transporter ATP-binding protein: protein METEELTRGFRGQLAVDGLSLDVRAGEVLALLGPNGAGKTTTVRLLNGVLRPDRGRATVLGLDPAAEGDDVRRRTGVLTENAGLDDRLTARENLLAVAGIRGMRGAAARSRVDGLLERFGMADRADRQVQGFSTGQRKRIALARALLHEPEVLFLDEPTSGLDPAATRDVVDLIASLATEHGRTILLCTHFLGEAGRLANRMAVLHRGRLHAFGTPAEIATGYWKGLDTVLDLGAPAGAEALTTVRRVRGVLEVAPSGEGARVRVEDREVLPTLVAALVGAGEHVYAVTPRPPTLEDVYFAVLEDVGEGAA, encoded by the coding sequence ATCGAGACGGAGGAGCTGACCCGCGGGTTCCGCGGCCAGCTGGCCGTCGACGGGCTGAGCCTCGATGTACGGGCGGGCGAGGTGCTCGCGCTGCTCGGACCGAACGGCGCCGGCAAGACCACCACCGTGCGGCTGCTGAACGGGGTGCTGCGACCCGACAGGGGCCGGGCCACCGTGCTCGGCCTCGATCCGGCCGCCGAGGGCGACGACGTGCGCCGCCGCACCGGCGTGCTCACCGAGAACGCCGGCCTGGACGATCGCCTGACCGCCCGCGAGAACCTGCTCGCGGTCGCCGGCATCCGGGGCATGCGGGGCGCCGCCGCCCGGAGCCGGGTCGACGGCCTCCTCGAGCGCTTCGGCATGGCCGATCGGGCCGACCGGCAGGTGCAGGGGTTCTCCACCGGCCAGCGCAAGCGGATCGCGCTGGCCCGGGCGCTGCTCCACGAGCCCGAGGTGCTGTTCCTCGACGAGCCGACGTCGGGCCTCGACCCGGCCGCCACACGCGACGTCGTCGATCTGATCGCGTCGCTCGCCACCGAGCACGGCCGCACGATCCTGCTGTGCACCCACTTCCTCGGCGAGGCCGGGCGGCTCGCCAACCGGATGGCGGTGCTGCACCGCGGGCGGCTGCACGCGTTCGGCACGCCGGCAGAGATCGCCACCGGCTACTGGAAGGGGCTCGACACCGTGCTCGACCTGGGGGCGCCGGCCGGCGCCGAGGCGCTGACCACCGTGCGCCGGGTGCGGGGCGTGCTCGAGGTCGCGCCCAGCGGGGAGGGCGCCCGGGTGCGGGTGGAGGATCGCGAGGTGCTCCCCACCCTCGTCGCCGCCCTGGTGGGCGCGGGCGAGCACGTGTACGCCGTGACGCCCCGGCCCCCGACCCTCGAGGACGTGTACTTCGCGGTCCTCGAGGACGTGGGCGAGGGGGCGGCGTGA
- a CDS encoding ABC transporter permease gives MRGRAPDWGAIRFVLWKDLVAVKRSKAVVLPMLLVPVLLLVVLPLVIGLAARSAGPTDLDRLLGSMPGDLARPILELPERQQLIVLVNGYLLAPLFLIVPLMVSAVLAADAFAGEKERRTLEGLLHLPITDRDLFVAKMLAALLPALVVSWLGFACFAVVSNTVAWPLLHRVFVPTMLWLVVILWVAPAVALLGLGVMVRVSARARTTQEANQLGGAVILPLIFLALAQATGLLLVAVPVAVAVGAVVWVVALWLLRGGLRRFSRDQLAASL, from the coding sequence GTGAGGGGCCGGGCGCCCGACTGGGGCGCCATCCGCTTCGTCCTCTGGAAGGACCTGGTCGCCGTCAAGCGTTCCAAGGCCGTGGTGCTGCCGATGCTCCTGGTGCCGGTGCTCCTGCTGGTGGTGCTGCCCCTCGTGATCGGGCTGGCAGCGAGGAGCGCGGGGCCCACCGACCTCGATCGCCTCCTCGGCTCGATGCCCGGCGACCTGGCTCGGCCGATCCTCGAGCTGCCCGAACGCCAGCAGCTCATCGTGCTCGTCAACGGCTACCTGCTGGCCCCGCTGTTCCTGATCGTCCCGCTCATGGTGTCGGCCGTCCTGGCTGCCGACGCGTTCGCGGGCGAGAAGGAGCGCCGGACCCTCGAGGGGCTGCTGCACCTGCCGATCACCGACCGCGACCTGTTCGTCGCCAAGATGCTCGCCGCCCTCCTCCCGGCCCTGGTCGTGTCGTGGCTGGGGTTCGCGTGCTTCGCCGTCGTGTCGAACACGGTCGCCTGGCCGCTGCTGCACCGGGTGTTCGTGCCCACGATGCTCTGGCTGGTGGTCATCCTCTGGGTCGCACCAGCGGTCGCCCTGCTCGGGCTGGGCGTGATGGTGCGCGTGTCGGCCCGCGCCCGCACCACCCAGGAGGCCAACCAGCTGGGCGGCGCGGTGATCCTGCCGCTGATCTTCCTGGCGCTGGCCCAGGCCACCGGGCTCCTCCTGGTGGCCGTACCGGTGGCCGTGGCGGTGGGCGCGGTGGTGTGGGTGGTGGCGCTCTGGCTGCTCAGGGGCGGCCTGCGCCGCTTCTCACGCGACCAGCTGGCTGCCAGCCTCTGA
- a CDS encoding type II toxin-antitoxin system VapC family toxin has product MPAAYLDSSALVKLAVEEPESRALRHHLRRRRPVVSSSLARTEVLRALLDEGDEALARGRALLARVELVRVNDRVLNAAAVLLPSDLRSLDAIHLATAQLLGGDLSHVVTYDERMLAAATHLGLRTATPT; this is encoded by the coding sequence ATGCCAGCGGCGTACCTGGACTCCTCGGCCCTGGTGAAGCTGGCCGTCGAAGAACCCGAGTCTCGAGCACTGCGCCATCACCTGCGCCGGCGGCGGCCGGTGGTGTCGAGCTCGCTGGCCCGTACCGAGGTCCTTCGTGCACTTCTCGACGAGGGGGACGAGGCGCTGGCCCGAGGCCGGGCCCTGCTCGCCCGGGTGGAGCTCGTGCGCGTGAACGACCGGGTGCTCAACGCAGCAGCGGTGCTGTTGCCCTCGGATCTTCGCTCCCTCGATGCCATCCATCTCGCCACCGCCCAGCTGCTCGGTGGGGACCTCAGCCACGTCGTCACCTACGACGAGCGGATGCTCGCCGCTGCCACCCACCTCGGGCTCAGGACCGCCACCCCCACCTGA
- a CDS encoding type II toxin-antitoxin system prevent-host-death family antitoxin has product MTSVGVRELRQRASELLRLVERGETIEITDRGRPVALLSPLPEGSPLERLRAAGDVEAATGDLGDLPPPLPSRGAVLPSAVLGRLRQDER; this is encoded by the coding sequence ATGACGAGTGTGGGAGTGCGGGAGCTGCGACAGCGAGCCAGCGAGCTGCTCCGACTGGTGGAGCGCGGCGAGACGATCGAGATCACCGACCGGGGTCGGCCGGTCGCCTTGCTCAGCCCGCTCCCCGAGGGGAGTCCGCTCGAACGCCTGCGCGCGGCGGGCGACGTGGAGGCGGCCACTGGCGATCTCGGCGACCTTCCCCCACCGCTCCCATCGCGCGGAGCCGTGTTGCCATCAGCCGTCCTGGGCCGCCTACGACAAGACGAGCGCTGA